The following DNA comes from Anaerostipes rhamnosivorans.
AAAGGTGTCCAGCATTGTACTAATATCTTCTGTGGTAGCAAAGATCAATCGCACATCCACTTTGGATTCCTGGCTGCTGTCACCAATCTTCGCCACCACCCCTTTGTCAATATAACGAAACAGTTTTTCCTGTCCTTCTGGCGGCAGCCTGTGAAATTCATCCAGGAATAAATAGCCCTTATCTGCTTTTTGGAACAGTCCTTCTGTAGTTTCCGAGGCGCCGGTGAACGCTCCTTTTTTGTAACCAAATAAAATAGATGACAACAGTTCTTTATTGTTGGCATAATCCGCACAGTTTAAGACAACAAACGGTGCGTCCTCAGGGATCAGATTTTTATATTTTGCATATCTGTATATGTATTCCGCCAGCAGGCTCTTCCCAACACCGCTGGGTCCCAGAATCATGACCGGCATTCCCCTGTTAGGATAGCTTGCGGCGAGACGGCATTTATCTACCTGGTCTTTCAGGCTTTTGTCATAACCAATAAATCCATGAAATGGATTCTCTTCGTCTCTTTCTTCTTTTTCCAAAACATCACAGTAAAACAGAACCGGCCGTGTTTTAATCTTTCTGATCCTTCCTTCCGCTGCCAATTCATTGAGCAGGCTGCTGGCAAGATTTCTTGGAATGCCCAGATATTCGGCAAGCCGAGAGGCATCAACTCCCTGCTTTTCTCCTCTTGCTTTCTTCTCGATCTGTTCAAAAAGTCTTTCTTTGTTGGTCTTTTTCTCTCTCTCCATAGCTCTCCCTCCAGCTATCGTATCATTTCATTATGAAATTCGTGATATCCATACAATTTTATGGATTTTCTCTTTCACAATATGTTACCATAGAAAGTAATAAGATTATATCAAAATACCAAAATTAATCAGGTAACATTTGGAGGTTTTATCTCATGCAAACACTTTCTTATAAGATTGAAGCACATAACGGACTTCACGCCCGTCCATGCGTGTCCATCATCGCTTTATCCAGAAGTACCGGCTGTTCCATTCTCCTTTCCTGCAATGGAAATGAGGCTGCCGCCCAGAACCCGATTGATCTGATGGCCCTGGGGGGGCCGGATGCGGAGACGAATTATCGATTACGGTTGAGGGGCCGGATGAAGAATCCGTAAAACAGCAGCTCTTGACAATACTGGAAACAGAACTCTGATACATTGGATTTTTCTCCACTATTTATGATATAATATAATAAATATGACGATTAGTCAGAAACTAACTACACAAAGGAGATTCGGGGGATGATGACTCGAAATTTTACATTGCTGACGGACTTGTACGAACTGACCATGATGCAGGGATATTATAAGTCCGGCAATGATGAGACTGTGATCTTTGATGTCTTTTACCGGGACAACCCATCCGGCAGCGGCTATGCCATTGCCTGCGGACTTGACCTGGTCATTGACTATATCAAAAATCTGTCTTTTTCATATGAAGATATTGACTACTTGCGAAGCCTTGACATATTTGACGAAGATTTTCTGGAATACCTTGCAGGATACCATTTTACCGGCGATATTTTCGCCATACCGGAGGGTACTGTTGTATTTCCCATGGAGCCTCTGCTGAAGGTGATCGCACCGATGATGGAGGCCCAGCTCATTGAGACTGCCATCTTAAATATCATCAATCATCAGAGTTTGATCGCCACAAAAGCCTCCCGCGTGGTCTATGCGGCCGGCGGCAGCGGTGTGATGGAATTCGGCCTGAGACGTGCCCAGGGTGCAGACGCAGGCACTTACGGGGCAAGAGCCGCAGTGATCGGAGGATGTGACGGCACTTCCAACGTCCTCGCCGGGAAGATGTTTGATCTTCCGGTGCTGGGTACCCATGCCCACAGCTGGATCATGAGTTTCCCGGATGAGTACACCGCATTTAAAACCTATGCCACCTTATATCCGGATGCATGCATGCTGCTGGTAGACACTTACGACACCCTGAAATCCGGTGTCCCCAATGCGATCCGTGTATTCAAAGAACTGAGGGAACAGGGCATCCAGCCTAAAAAGATCGGCATCCGCCTAGACAGCGGGGATCTGGCCTATCTGTCCAAGAAAGCCCGGGCAATGCTGGATGAGGCCGGCTTCCCTGAGGCCATTATCTCTGCCTCCAGCGACCTGGATGAGAACCTGATTCAGAGCCTGAAGCTCCAGGGTGCACCGATCACTTCCTGGGGAGTAGGCACGAAACTGATCACCTCTTCCGACTGCCCTGCCTTTGGCGGCGTCTATAAGCTGGCAGCTGCAAAGCATAAGGATGAGAAAAAGTTTAAAGCAAAAATAAAGATTTCAGAGAATCCTGTAAAAGTAACCAACCCCGGCAATAAGACGGTTTACAGGATTTACGATAAGACCACGGGAAAGATCCGCGCGGATTTGATCTGTCTCACGCAAGAGTCTTATTCCTCCAAAGAAGATCTGGTGATCTTCGATCCGACCGCCACATGGAAGAAGTCAACGATCA
Coding sequences within:
- a CDS encoding nicotinate phosphoribosyltransferase, with protein sequence MMTRNFTLLTDLYELTMMQGYYKSGNDETVIFDVFYRDNPSGSGYAIACGLDLVIDYIKNLSFSYEDIDYLRSLDIFDEDFLEYLAGYHFTGDIFAIPEGTVVFPMEPLLKVIAPMMEAQLIETAILNIINHQSLIATKASRVVYAAGGSGVMEFGLRRAQGADAGTYGARAAVIGGCDGTSNVLAGKMFDLPVLGTHAHSWIMSFPDEYTAFKTYATLYPDACMLLVDTYDTLKSGVPNAIRVFKELREQGIQPKKIGIRLDSGDLAYLSKKARAMLDEAGFPEAIISASSDLDENLIQSLKLQGAPITSWGVGTKLITSSDCPAFGGVYKLAAAKHKDEKKFKAKIKISENPVKVTNPGNKTVYRIYDKTTGKIRADLICLTQESYSSKEDLVIFDPTATWKKSTIIGGTYTLRELLVPVFLKGQCVYENPSAMEIRDYCTGELNTLWDETRRLVNPQNVYVDLSKPLYDLKNQLLSQKV
- a CDS encoding HPr family phosphocarrier protein — translated: MQTLSYKIEAHNGLHARPCVSIIALSRSTGCSILLSCNGNEAAAQNPIDLMALGGPDAETNYRLRLRGRMKNP